Proteins encoded by one window of Mycolicibacterium sp. ND9-15:
- a CDS encoding CoA transferase yields MENVASSWLTVPSAALERARRLADAFETFTGVPVDAAELVGGRAALLGLSPDGRVSAGGATRLLQSRDGWCALTLARPEDIAAVPALVAADRVDEPWPAVQDWVAGNDAVDVAERARLLGLPVAALAETPAEPSRVYPFGAGTATRGPAGLLVADLSAMWAGPLCGQLLSRAGAIVVKVESAARPDGARRGPQPFFDWMNTGKLSYEVDFDEPAGLRALLTAADVVIESSRPAALIRRGLAPTDIPPRDGRVWLRVTGHGTDGDRANWVAFGDDAAVSGGLVCGAPDDPAFCGDAIADPLTGLEAALAVVQSLRSGGGELIEMSMAAVAATYAELPREDQSPCAITPQPSQPAAPLGADNEEVEELIRQRRFVPC; encoded by the coding sequence ATGGAGAACGTGGCGTCGTCGTGGTTGACCGTCCCCAGCGCCGCGCTCGAACGGGCGCGGCGGCTCGCAGACGCCTTCGAGACGTTCACCGGCGTCCCGGTCGACGCCGCCGAGTTGGTCGGGGGGCGCGCCGCGCTGTTGGGCTTGTCACCAGACGGGCGCGTGTCGGCGGGCGGTGCGACGCGCCTTCTGCAGAGCCGCGACGGCTGGTGTGCGCTCACGCTGGCGCGGCCCGAGGATATTGCCGCCGTCCCCGCGCTCGTGGCCGCCGACAGGGTGGACGAGCCCTGGCCGGCCGTGCAGGACTGGGTCGCGGGTAACGACGCCGTCGATGTGGCCGAGCGCGCCCGTCTGCTTGGGCTGCCGGTCGCTGCGCTCGCCGAGACACCCGCCGAGCCGTCGCGGGTGTACCCCTTCGGCGCGGGCACCGCGACACGCGGGCCGGCGGGCCTGCTGGTCGCCGACCTGTCCGCGATGTGGGCGGGCCCGCTGTGTGGGCAGTTGCTGTCACGGGCGGGCGCGATCGTGGTGAAGGTCGAGAGCGCCGCCCGGCCCGACGGCGCGCGCCGCGGACCCCAACCGTTCTTCGACTGGATGAACACCGGAAAACTCTCCTACGAAGTAGATTTCGATGAGCCCGCCGGACTGCGCGCGCTGCTCACCGCCGCCGATGTGGTGATCGAGTCGTCGCGGCCCGCCGCATTGATTCGCCGGGGGTTGGCGCCGACGGACATACCGCCGCGGGACGGCCGGGTGTGGCTGCGTGTCACCGGCCACGGCACCGACGGCGACCGCGCGAACTGGGTGGCCTTCGGCGACGACGCGGCCGTGTCGGGCGGCCTTGTTTGTGGCGCTCCCGATGATCCGGCGTTCTGCGGCGACGCGATCGCCGACCCGCTGACGGGTCTGGAGGCGGCGTTGGCCGTGGTGCAGTCGTTGCGCAGCGGCGGCGGCGAGTTGATCGAGATGTCGATGGCCGCCGTGGCCGCCACCTATGCCGAGTTGCCGCGCGAGGACCAATCCCCCTGCGCCATAACCCCGCAACCATCACAACCGGCGGCACCGCTCGGCGCGGACAACGAGGAAGTCGAGGAACTGATCCGACAGCGACGGTTCGTGCCTTGTTGA
- a CDS encoding acyl dehydratase yields the protein MTLTAGAAAVHQSIVGDRLRLALDGELAMAVTGATGPLAHPALVCDVAIGQTTLVTQRVKANLFYRGLVFHRFPVIGDTLFTRTEVVGLKENSARPGRARAGLAALRMTTVDQLGRLVLDFHRCAMLPLREGAGGTGHADDLAAIGVESLPTPDPTAGWDAEAYRANVQGAEFDAGLAGTVLHSTADVVSSAAELARLTLNIAATHHDWRVNEQRLVYGGHTIGLALAQATRLLPNLVTVLGWQSCDHTGPVYEGDTLYSELHVERAEPLPDGRGVLTLRSLVYAVGQPDREVLDWRFNALQF from the coding sequence ATGACATTGACCGCAGGCGCGGCGGCCGTGCACCAGTCGATCGTCGGGGATCGCCTCCGCCTCGCACTGGACGGTGAGCTCGCGATGGCCGTCACCGGGGCGACCGGCCCGCTGGCGCACCCGGCGTTGGTGTGCGATGTGGCGATCGGCCAGACCACCCTGGTGACTCAACGGGTCAAGGCCAACCTGTTCTACCGGGGACTGGTCTTTCACCGGTTCCCTGTCATCGGCGACACGCTGTTCACCCGAACCGAAGTGGTCGGACTGAAAGAGAACTCGGCCAGGCCTGGGCGTGCGCGGGCCGGTTTGGCGGCCTTGCGGATGACCACCGTCGACCAACTCGGCCGCCTGGTGCTCGACTTCCACCGGTGCGCGATGCTGCCGCTGCGCGAGGGAGCCGGCGGCACCGGCCACGCCGACGACCTGGCGGCGATCGGGGTCGAGAGCCTGCCCACGCCCGACCCGACCGCGGGCTGGGACGCCGAGGCCTACCGCGCCAACGTCCAAGGCGCCGAGTTCGACGCGGGGCTCGCTGGCACAGTGCTGCACAGCACCGCCGACGTGGTGAGCAGCGCCGCCGAGCTGGCCCGGCTGACCTTGAACATCGCTGCGACGCATCACGATTGGCGGGTCAACGAGCAGAGGTTGGTGTACGGCGGGCACACCATCGGGCTGGCGCTGGCCCAGGCGACCCGGTTGCTGCCCAACCTCGTGACGGTGCTGGGCTGGCAGTCCTGTGACCACACCGGGCCGGTGTACGAAGGGGACACCCTCTACAGCGAGTTGCATGTCGAGCGCGCGGAGCCGCTGCCGGACGGCCGCGGCGTGCTGACGCTGCGGTCGCTGGTGTACGCGGTCGGTCAGCCGGACCGCGAGGTGCTCGACTGGCGGTTCAACGCGCTGCAGTTCTGA
- a CDS encoding acyl-CoA dehydrogenase family protein: MDAEETMLVATVRAFVDREVKPRVRDVEHADEYPEAWIEQMKQIGIYGLAIPEEYGGSPVSMPCYVEVTQELSRGWMSLAGAMGGHTVVAKLLVLFGTEDQKRRYLPAMATGEVRATMALTEPGGGSDLQNMSTTALPSEGGGLAINGSKTWISNARRSGLIALLCKTDPAATPRHKGISVVLVEQGTTGLSVSRDLPKLGYKGVESCELAFEDCRVPASAILGGEPGKGFAQMMKGLETGRIQVASRALGVATAALEDALRYAQERESFGQPIWKHQSVGNYLADMATKLTAARQLTRYAAERYDSGERCDMEAGMAKLFASEVAMEIALDAVRIHGGYGYSTEYDVERYFRDAPLMIVGEGTNEIQRNVIAAQLVARGGI, encoded by the coding sequence ATGGATGCCGAAGAAACCATGCTGGTCGCCACCGTCCGGGCGTTCGTGGACCGCGAGGTCAAGCCCCGCGTGCGTGACGTCGAACACGCCGACGAATATCCCGAGGCGTGGATCGAGCAGATGAAGCAGATCGGCATCTACGGTCTGGCGATCCCCGAGGAGTACGGCGGTTCACCCGTGTCGATGCCCTGCTATGTCGAGGTGACCCAGGAGCTCTCGCGCGGCTGGATGAGCCTGGCCGGGGCGATGGGCGGGCACACCGTGGTCGCCAAGTTGCTCGTGCTGTTCGGCACGGAGGACCAGAAGCGGCGCTACCTGCCGGCGATGGCCACCGGGGAAGTGCGCGCCACGATGGCGCTGACCGAACCGGGCGGCGGATCGGATCTGCAGAACATGTCGACGACCGCGTTGCCGTCTGAAGGCGGTGGCCTGGCGATCAACGGGTCGAAGACGTGGATCTCGAATGCGCGGCGGTCGGGGTTGATCGCGCTGTTGTGCAAGACCGATCCTGCGGCCACGCCGCGGCACAAGGGCATCTCGGTGGTGCTCGTCGAGCAGGGTACGACCGGCTTGTCGGTGTCGCGTGATCTGCCGAAGCTGGGCTACAAGGGCGTCGAATCGTGCGAGCTGGCGTTCGAGGACTGCCGCGTGCCCGCATCGGCGATTCTCGGCGGCGAACCGGGCAAGGGCTTCGCGCAGATGATGAAAGGCCTTGAGACAGGCCGTATTCAGGTGGCCTCACGGGCACTGGGGGTGGCGACTGCCGCCTTGGAGGACGCACTGCGCTATGCCCAGGAGCGCGAAAGCTTCGGCCAGCCGATCTGGAAGCACCAGTCCGTCGGCAACTACCTGGCCGACATGGCGACCAAGCTGACCGCCGCGCGCCAACTGACGCGCTACGCCGCCGAGCGCTACGACAGCGGCGAGCGCTGCGATATGGAGGCGGGGATGGCGAAGCTGTTCGCCTCCGAGGTCGCGATGGAGATCGCGCTCGACGCGGTCCGTATTCACGGCGGCTACGGCTATTCCACGGAGTACGACGTCGAACGGTATTTCCGCGACGCGCCGCTGATGATCGTCGGCGAAGGCACCAACGAGATTCAGCGCAACGTCATCGCCGCGCAGCTGGTGGCGCGGGGCGGCATCTGA
- a CDS encoding enoyl-CoA hydratase/isomerase family protein: MTQVELAAGIVIAVESPTDDATFTLSADDADDRRVITVASVSDALDELRERCARWPHAAGICDDVLRAVDPAAPAFAGVITESLAYSTLQSGPEFVRWHAERGPAQVPEIADPVVAERDEGTLYVRFNRPARHNAFSTDARAALLDALEVARLDPSVTEVILSGNGPSFCSGGDLAEFGSFVDPVSAHFARTRHSPALVLAELSARLGERCRAAVHGQVLGSGLEMAAFCGHIQSSADAVFGLPELGLGLIPGAGGTVSVTRRIGRWRTAYLVLSGETIDPPTALRWGLIDAIA, encoded by the coding sequence GTGACGCAAGTCGAGTTGGCAGCGGGCATCGTCATCGCGGTTGAATCGCCAACCGACGACGCCACTTTCACGCTGAGCGCCGACGACGCCGACGACCGGCGGGTGATCACCGTCGCGTCGGTGTCCGACGCGCTCGACGAACTTCGGGAGCGGTGTGCCCGATGGCCGCACGCCGCGGGCATCTGCGACGACGTTCTGCGCGCCGTCGACCCAGCCGCGCCGGCGTTCGCCGGCGTCATCACCGAGTCGCTGGCGTACTCGACCCTGCAGTCGGGTCCGGAGTTCGTCCGCTGGCATGCCGAACGGGGTCCCGCGCAGGTTCCCGAGATCGCCGATCCTGTCGTGGCCGAACGGGACGAGGGCACTCTGTATGTGAGGTTCAACCGCCCGGCCCGGCACAACGCATTCTCCACCGATGCGCGCGCCGCGCTGCTGGATGCGCTGGAGGTGGCACGGCTCGACCCGTCGGTCACCGAGGTGATCCTGTCGGGCAACGGCCCGTCGTTCTGCAGCGGCGGCGATCTCGCCGAGTTCGGTAGCTTCGTCGACCCGGTCAGCGCGCACTTCGCCCGCACGCGCCACAGCCCGGCGCTGGTGCTCGCCGAACTGAGCGCCAGGCTGGGGGAGCGGTGCCGCGCGGCGGTGCACGGTCAGGTGCTGGGAAGCGGATTGGAGATGGCAGCGTTCTGCGGGCACATTCAGTCGAGCGCCGACGCCGTCTTCGGGCTTCCCGAGCTCGGCCTCGGGTTGATTCCGGGCGCTGGCGGCACCGTCAGCGTCACCCGCCGCATCGGCCGGTGGCGGACGGCGTATCTGGTGTTGTCCGGCGAGACCATCGACCCGCCAACCGCGCTGCGGTGGGGCCTCATCGACGCGATCGCGTGA
- the fadD4 gene encoding fatty-acid--CoA ligase FadD4 produces the protein MQIREHAEATPDKPAVIMHPSGTVVTFGELEARANRLAHHFRQAGLVEGDTVAMLMENNEHFHAVMWAARRSGLYYVPINTHLTAAEVAYIIDNSNAKAIIGSAALRNTLEGLGGELPRGLPELLIIADDGLEGWQRYPECVAQHAYTPIADEVEGDLLQYSSGTTGRPKGIKRELPHLSPAEAPGLMTMLVSVWMQPNSVYLSPAPLYHTAPSVWSMTVQAAGYTTVVMEKFDPEGALDAIQRYGVTHGQFVPVMFTRMLKLPEAVRSSYDVSSLERVIHAAAPCPVQIKKQMIDWWGPIIDEYYASSEAHGSTLISAEDWLAHPGSVGKAMTGTLHICDEDGNELPPGEPGEIYFEGGTAFEYLNDPDKTAQSRHGRGWTTVGDIGYVDEEGFLYLTDRRHHMIISGGVNIYPQEAENMLVTHPKVLDAAVFGVPDDEMGQRVHGVVQTVDPADAAPEFGEELIGWLRDRLAHYKCPRSISFQEQLPRTDTGKLYKQELIEKHS, from the coding sequence ATGCAGATCCGCGAACATGCCGAGGCCACGCCCGACAAGCCCGCCGTCATCATGCATCCCAGCGGCACCGTCGTGACGTTCGGTGAGCTCGAGGCGCGCGCCAACAGGTTGGCGCATCACTTCCGGCAGGCCGGCCTCGTCGAGGGCGACACCGTGGCGATGCTGATGGAGAACAACGAACACTTTCACGCCGTGATGTGGGCGGCGCGGCGCAGCGGTCTCTACTACGTGCCGATCAACACGCATCTGACCGCGGCCGAGGTGGCATACATCATCGACAACAGCAACGCCAAGGCGATCATCGGCTCGGCGGCACTGCGCAACACGCTCGAGGGCCTCGGTGGCGAGTTGCCCCGTGGTCTACCCGAGTTGCTGATCATCGCCGACGACGGCCTCGAGGGCTGGCAGCGCTATCCCGAATGTGTTGCCCAACATGCCTATACACCGATCGCCGACGAGGTCGAGGGCGACCTGCTGCAGTACTCGTCGGGCACCACCGGTCGGCCCAAAGGCATCAAGCGCGAACTGCCACATCTTTCGCCCGCGGAGGCGCCCGGATTGATGACCATGCTCGTATCCGTGTGGATGCAGCCGAATTCGGTGTATCTGAGCCCGGCACCGCTCTACCACACGGCACCGTCGGTGTGGTCGATGACCGTGCAGGCTGCCGGATACACGACCGTCGTGATGGAGAAGTTCGACCCCGAAGGCGCGCTGGACGCCATTCAGCGTTACGGCGTCACGCACGGCCAGTTCGTCCCGGTGATGTTCACCCGGATGCTCAAACTGCCCGAGGCCGTGCGTAGTTCGTACGACGTGTCCAGCCTCGAGCGGGTAATCCACGCCGCGGCGCCGTGCCCCGTCCAGATCAAGAAGCAGATGATCGACTGGTGGGGGCCGATCATCGACGAGTACTACGCCTCCTCCGAGGCGCACGGGTCGACGCTGATCAGCGCCGAGGACTGGCTGGCTCATCCCGGTTCCGTCGGCAAGGCGATGACCGGCACCCTCCACATCTGCGACGAGGACGGCAACGAACTGCCTCCCGGTGAGCCGGGTGAAATCTACTTCGAGGGCGGAACGGCGTTCGAGTACCTCAACGATCCCGACAAGACCGCGCAGTCGCGCCACGGCCGCGGCTGGACGACGGTCGGCGACATCGGCTATGTCGATGAGGAAGGCTTTCTGTACCTCACCGACCGCAGGCACCACATGATCATCTCGGGCGGTGTGAATATCTACCCACAGGAAGCCGAGAATATGTTGGTGACGCACCCGAAGGTGTTGGACGCGGCGGTGTTCGGTGTTCCCGACGACGAAATGGGGCAGCGGGTCCACGGTGTGGTGCAAACCGTGGATCCTGCCGATGCTGCCCCCGAGTTCGGTGAGGAGCTGATCGGGTGGCTGCGGGATCGACTGGCGCACTACAAATGTCCGCGGTCGATCTCCTTCCAGGAGCAGCTGCCGCGCACCGACACCGGCAAGCTGTACAAGCAAGAACTGATCGAGAAGCATTCGTGA
- a CDS encoding ATP-binding protein — MNGGQKAVPTGVVTFLFTDIEGSTRRWEADAGEMRRALAAHDDTLRRTVESYGGWLFKHTGDGVCAAFASPGAAVDAAIAAQRSLELPVRMGIATGEAECGEGDYLGAVLNRTARLMAAGHGGQVLLDGTTAGLVRGIDLIGLGIRRLRDIAQPVEVLQVSAPGLRAQFPSLRNLEETPGNLRAPATNLIGREAQLAELETTLKSHRLLTLTGVGGVGKTRLAVELAAISAESFPDGAWLIDLAAVGDPTAVPDAVAAALGIVQQPGLTVTDSVAFALESRSRLLLFDNCEHVLDAAADIIEGILAASTAVKVIATSREGLGLAGEQLWPVPPLDIQSSAATLFAERALAVAPGVALDDDDDVITEICGRLDGIPLAIELAASRMQSMTVDEIRDRLDDRFRLLVGSRRGLDRHQTLRQAVQWSYDLLGANEKSLLNRCSVFAAGFELAGACAVSGSDDDMATLDLLHALVRKSLLGAHRSAGRTRFSMLETIRRFAEAQLVADGAADAARDAHARYFAAQESNVLALWDGPRQREAYAWLDTELANLRTAFRWAVDAHDLDTAAAIVVPSASIGLIAEIHEPFSWSEALLPAAEEADHPRLAQLYVFATWCYTTGRFDDATVYARAALSALDSGRYEPVPFDFECTMGGFYAALGDPEVWSEICRKVIARDNGTHVYARSALVASLAISDHLDEAIEESEDLPAVAEAEGNPQRTSFALFAYGVARRYSDPAAAYAAQSRALKIAQDSGSKQNVSFTSLALAMLAVRQARPLDALDNLALATQIRYDAGSFSLIDSPLAVLTVLFDQLQLYEPAARLAGRAATPMSEHAYPELAAAVEHLRSVLGDSTFEELARDGAAMGNAATVQFALEQIALARAKLASSSNG, encoded by the coding sequence ATGAATGGCGGACAGAAAGCGGTGCCGACCGGGGTCGTCACGTTCTTGTTCACCGACATCGAGGGGTCGACCCGGCGTTGGGAAGCTGACGCCGGAGAAATGCGGCGCGCTCTGGCCGCCCATGACGATACGTTGCGGCGCACGGTGGAGTCGTACGGCGGTTGGCTGTTCAAGCACACAGGCGACGGCGTTTGTGCCGCGTTCGCATCGCCGGGAGCCGCAGTCGACGCGGCGATCGCCGCTCAACGGAGCCTGGAACTACCCGTGCGGATGGGGATCGCCACCGGGGAGGCGGAGTGCGGTGAAGGCGACTATCTCGGGGCGGTGCTGAATCGCACTGCGCGGCTGATGGCGGCCGGGCACGGTGGTCAGGTTCTGCTGGACGGAACCACTGCGGGTCTTGTCCGCGGGATCGACCTTATCGGCTTGGGAATTCGGCGGTTGCGTGACATCGCACAACCCGTAGAAGTGCTCCAAGTCTCTGCGCCCGGGCTGCGTGCCCAATTCCCCTCGCTGCGGAATCTCGAAGAGACGCCGGGAAATCTCAGGGCGCCGGCTACCAACCTGATCGGACGCGAGGCGCAACTGGCGGAACTGGAAACGACGCTGAAAAGTCACCGACTGCTGACGCTGACCGGCGTCGGCGGGGTGGGCAAGACCCGCCTGGCGGTCGAGTTGGCGGCGATTTCGGCCGAGTCCTTCCCCGACGGTGCATGGTTGATCGACTTGGCCGCAGTCGGGGACCCCACGGCCGTGCCCGACGCGGTGGCGGCTGCTCTCGGCATCGTCCAACAGCCCGGACTGACTGTGACGGACAGCGTCGCATTCGCGCTCGAGAGTCGGTCGCGGCTCTTACTTTTCGACAACTGCGAGCACGTGCTGGACGCGGCGGCCGACATCATCGAGGGGATCCTCGCCGCCTCAACGGCGGTGAAAGTGATCGCGACGAGCCGCGAGGGTTTGGGCCTGGCCGGAGAACAGCTGTGGCCTGTCCCGCCGCTAGATATCCAGTCAAGCGCCGCAACGTTGTTCGCCGAGCGGGCGCTGGCGGTGGCTCCCGGCGTGGCCCTTGATGACGATGACGATGTGATCACCGAGATTTGTGGTCGTCTCGACGGAATCCCCCTGGCGATCGAACTCGCCGCCTCGCGAATGCAATCCATGACCGTCGACGAGATTCGCGACCGCCTCGACGACAGATTCCGACTGCTCGTCGGATCGAGGCGAGGTCTGGATCGGCACCAGACGCTTCGCCAAGCCGTGCAGTGGTCCTACGATCTACTCGGCGCAAACGAGAAATCACTTCTCAATCGGTGTTCGGTGTTCGCAGCTGGATTCGAGCTCGCCGGCGCGTGCGCCGTGAGCGGATCCGACGACGATATGGCGACGCTGGATCTGCTCCATGCCCTGGTACGGAAGTCGCTCCTGGGGGCCCACCGGTCAGCGGGCCGGACGCGGTTCTCCATGCTGGAGACGATCCGTCGGTTCGCCGAGGCCCAGCTCGTCGCAGATGGGGCCGCCGATGCCGCACGCGATGCGCATGCCCGCTACTTCGCTGCGCAGGAATCCAACGTGCTCGCGCTGTGGGACGGTCCGCGCCAACGAGAGGCCTACGCCTGGTTAGACACCGAGCTGGCGAACCTGCGCACCGCGTTTCGTTGGGCGGTAGACGCACACGACCTCGACACGGCCGCGGCCATCGTCGTCCCCTCGGCCTCGATCGGCCTGATCGCCGAAATCCACGAGCCGTTCTCGTGGAGCGAGGCCCTCCTTCCTGCCGCAGAGGAGGCGGACCATCCACGGTTGGCACAGCTGTATGTGTTCGCCACGTGGTGTTACACCACCGGACGATTCGACGATGCAACGGTATATGCGCGGGCCGCTCTATCGGCGCTCGACAGCGGTCGCTACGAGCCCGTTCCATTCGACTTCGAATGCACGATGGGCGGTTTCTACGCCGCACTCGGCGACCCCGAGGTCTGGAGTGAAATATGCCGCAAAGTTATTGCACGCGACAACGGAACTCACGTCTACGCCAGAAGCGCACTCGTCGCCTCGCTTGCGATCTCGGATCACCTCGACGAAGCCATCGAGGAATCCGAGGACTTGCCCGCGGTGGCGGAGGCGGAGGGAAATCCGCAGCGGACCAGCTTCGCACTGTTCGCATACGGGGTGGCGCGGCGCTACAGCGACCCGGCCGCCGCCTACGCGGCGCAGAGTCGGGCGCTGAAGATCGCACAGGACAGCGGAAGCAAACAGAATGTGTCGTTCACCTCGCTCGCGCTCGCCATGCTCGCCGTCCGTCAGGCACGGCCGCTCGACGCCTTGGACAACTTGGCTCTTGCGACTCAGATTCGTTATGACGCCGGCAGTTTCTCGCTGATCGACAGCCCCTTGGCGGTCCTCACGGTCCTCTTTGATCAGCTGCAGCTGTATGAGCCGGCTGCGCGGCTGGCCGGTAGGGCGGCCACTCCGATGTCCGAGCACGCGTACCCAGAACTCGCCGCGGCCGTCGAACACTTGCGTTCAGTCCTCGGCGATTCGACGTTCGAAGAGTTGGCCCGTGATGGCGCAGCGATGGGCAACGCAGCCACGGTGCAGTTCGCACTGGAGCAGATCGCGCTGGCGCGCGCCAAGCTCGCGAGTTCAAGTAACGGATGA
- a CDS encoding ATP-binding protein — MTMHAAPSGIVTFLFTDVEGSTRRWETDAEAMRSALAAHDEVMRGAIESHDGWLFKHTGDGICAAFSSPRAAVDTAVVVQRQLRLPVRMGIATGEAECRGGDYFGAVLNRTARLMAAGHGGQVLLDGTTAGLLADIELRPLGSKRLRDITKTVEVFQVLAPGLRTEFPPLRTLDRTLGNLRTPTTKIVGREDELDDLKAALKAHRLVTLTGVGGVGKTRLSLEVAALSTDDFPDGVWVIEFATVSDPATVPEAVAAVLGIAQQPGLTVAESVAAALEGRSRLLLFDNCEHVLDAAAAMIETVFTQSSTVKVLATSREGLRLPDEQLWPVPSLDVRTGTDSAAVALFLERACAVAPGISLMPAEVEVVVDLCRRLDGIPLAIELAASRLQSMTVVDVRDRLDDRFRLLVGSRRGLERHQTLRHAVQWSFDLLDDREKDMLTRCSVFAGGFDVAEASAVAGSDDEFAALDLLDALTRKSLLVADRSAAHSRFSMLETIRQFSEEQLVVSGQAEAAREAHARYFADRESDVLALWDGPRQREVYSWFALELPNLRTAFRWAADHGNLDIAAPIAVYSSILGFWVEQMESVAWAEELVGPAKAVDHRRLAQLYAMAARCAMGGRIDEGFAYARAGLTAIERDRYDAIPFEIDAELAGHFGMEGNLDRWITYCRNKITRESGPHIYTRGYFVSALSIADGLDEAQAESESLSRVEEITGNPALICWALNMYSWVRQNTDQAAALEANRRGLEIAKKSGNRLLETYLASNLCRLAVANGDSSEAFDLLGVAIHNYVTSGNYSLLPQPTAVLVAYLDRLGYSEAAATLSGFSTSPFVGDYYPELDTAITHLREVLGNHAYESLADVGKNMSNASIADYALEQIDRACADLASSGDLQ; from the coding sequence ATGACCATGCACGCCGCTCCGTCAGGCATTGTGACGTTTCTCTTCACCGATGTCGAAGGGTCTACCCGCCGGTGGGAGACGGACGCGGAGGCGATGCGCTCGGCGTTGGCGGCGCACGATGAGGTGATGCGGGGTGCCATCGAGTCGCACGACGGCTGGCTGTTCAAGCACACCGGCGACGGCATCTGCGCGGCGTTTTCTTCCCCGCGCGCCGCGGTCGACACGGCGGTGGTTGTGCAACGGCAGCTACGCTTGCCGGTGCGGATGGGTATTGCGACCGGTGAGGCGGAGTGCCGTGGCGGCGACTACTTCGGCGCGGTGCTCAATCGCACCGCACGCTTGATGGCAGCCGGCCACGGCGGACAAGTCCTGCTGGATGGCACTACCGCCGGTCTTCTCGCCGACATCGAGCTGAGACCGCTCGGATCGAAGCGCTTACGTGACATCACCAAGACGGTGGAAGTCTTCCAGGTGCTTGCCCCCGGCCTACGTACCGAATTCCCGCCATTGCGGACACTCGACCGCACGCTGGGTAACCTGCGCACACCCACCACAAAGATCGTCGGGCGCGAGGACGAACTCGACGACCTGAAAGCGGCCTTGAAGGCGCATCGGCTGGTGACCTTGACCGGCGTCGGGGGAGTCGGCAAGACGCGGCTCAGCCTGGAGGTGGCCGCTCTATCCACTGACGATTTCCCGGACGGTGTGTGGGTGATCGAATTTGCGACCGTCAGCGATCCCGCCACGGTGCCCGAGGCGGTTGCAGCCGTCCTGGGTATTGCGCAGCAGCCGGGACTGACCGTCGCCGAAAGCGTGGCTGCAGCGCTCGAAGGGCGTTCCCGGCTTCTGCTGTTCGACAATTGTGAACACGTCTTGGATGCGGCAGCCGCGATGATCGAAACGGTCTTCACGCAGTCGTCGACGGTGAAAGTCCTGGCGACCAGTCGTGAAGGTCTGCGTCTGCCCGACGAGCAACTCTGGCCGGTGCCGTCGCTGGATGTGCGTACGGGCACCGACTCGGCGGCGGTGGCGCTGTTCTTGGAGCGCGCTTGCGCTGTCGCACCGGGCATTTCACTGATGCCCGCTGAGGTGGAGGTGGTGGTCGACCTCTGCCGACGGCTGGATGGCATTCCATTGGCGATCGAGCTGGCCGCCTCGCGCCTGCAGTCCATGACCGTCGTCGATGTACGGGATCGACTCGATGACCGGTTCCGGCTCCTGGTCGGCTCCAGGCGCGGGCTGGAACGTCATCAGACGTTGCGCCATGCGGTTCAGTGGTCCTTTGATCTACTCGACGATCGCGAAAAGGATATGCTGACAAGGTGTTCGGTGTTCGCCGGTGGGTTCGACGTTGCGGAAGCGTCCGCGGTGGCGGGCTCCGACGACGAGTTCGCCGCTCTGGACCTGCTCGACGCCCTAACCCGGAAGTCGCTTCTGGTCGCCGACAGATCCGCGGCGCATTCACGATTCTCGATGCTGGAGACTATCCGGCAATTCAGCGAGGAACAGCTCGTCGTGTCGGGCCAGGCTGAAGCGGCGCGTGAAGCACATGCCCGCTACTTCGCCGACCGAGAAAGCGACGTTCTCGCACTGTGGGACGGTCCGCGGCAGCGCGAGGTTTATTCGTGGTTCGCTCTCGAACTGCCGAATCTGCGCACCGCGTTCCGGTGGGCCGCCGACCACGGTAATCTCGATATCGCCGCCCCGATCGCCGTTTATTCGTCGATCCTCGGGTTCTGGGTCGAACAGATGGAGTCCGTCGCGTGGGCCGAGGAACTGGTCGGGCCCGCCAAGGCGGTGGATCACCGAAGGCTCGCACAGCTGTATGCAATGGCGGCCAGATGCGCGATGGGCGGCCGAATCGATGAGGGGTTCGCGTACGCAAGGGCCGGATTGACGGCGATCGAGCGTGATCGCTACGACGCGATCCCGTTCGAGATAGACGCTGAACTCGCCGGCCACTTCGGCATGGAAGGCAACCTCGACCGTTGGATCACTTACTGCCGCAACAAGATCACTCGCGAGTCGGGTCCGCACATCTACACACGCGGCTACTTCGTCAGCGCGCTGAGCATTGCCGATGGCCTTGACGAGGCGCAGGCGGAGTCAGAAAGTCTGAGCAGGGTCGAGGAGATCACCGGCAACCCGGCCTTGATCTGCTGGGCATTGAACATGTACTCCTGGGTCCGACAGAACACCGATCAGGCTGCGGCACTGGAGGCCAACCGCCGCGGCCTGGAGATCGCGAAGAAGAGCGGCAACCGACTGCTCGAGACCTATCTCGCGTCGAACCTATGCAGGCTGGCGGTGGCGAACGGAGATTCTTCCGAAGCGTTCGACCTTCTCGGCGTGGCGATTCACAACTACGTCACGTCCGGCAATTACTCCCTGCTGCCGCAACCGACGGCGGTGCTCGTCGCGTACCTCGACCGCCTCGGCTACTCCGAGGCGGCGGCCACACTGAGCGGGTTCAGCACATCGCCCTTCGTCGGCGACTACTACCCCGAACTGGACACGGCCATAACCCATCTTCGCGAGGTGCTCGGCAACCACGCCTACGAGTCACTCGCGGACGTCGGCAAGAACATGAGCAATGCCTCGATCGCGGACTACGCTCTTGAGCAGATCGACCGGGCGTGTGCTGATCTGGCGAGTTCTGGTGATTTACAGTGA